The following is a genomic window from Nitrospinaceae bacterium.
CGAGTTATGGAAATCCGGAAAATTCTCGCTCCCATCGATTTTTCGGGGCGCAGTGTAGAGGAACTCAAGTGGGCCACCACCATGGCCAATGTCTTTGGCGCAGAGCTCATCACGCTTCACGTTATTCCCCCCGAGATTGTCGAGGTTTATGCGCAAAAGGGGAAGGACTGGAACTTGATGCGCGAGGAAGTTTGCGCGAAAACCAAGGAGATGGTCGAGGAGGTAGGCAGTGACATCGGGCTTGCCGGGCTTGAGCACGAGGAGCACATCGTTTCGGGCGAGCCTGTTGAGGAAATACTTCGCGCCATCAAACTGCACGATATCGATTTTGTTGTGGTCTCGACGCATGGGCGCACAGGGGTTTCGCATGTGCTTATGGGGAGTGTTGTTGAGAAGCTCGTGGCGAAATCGCCGGTTCCTATGCTCACGTTGAGTGAGGCCTCGCTTGCCGCGACGCTTAACTAGCAGATGCAAGTGGAAGGAGGCGTTGGTGATGTTTAAGAAAATT
Proteins encoded in this region:
- a CDS encoding universal stress protein, translated to MEIRKILAPIDFSGRSVEELKWATTMANVFGAELITLHVIPPEIVEVYAQKGKDWNLMREEVCAKTKEMVEEVGSDIGLAGLEHEEHIVSGEPVEEILRAIKLHDIDFVVVSTHGRTGVSHVLMGSVVEKLVAKSPVPMLTLSEASLAATLN